From Sphaeramia orbicularis chromosome 21, fSphaOr1.1, whole genome shotgun sequence:
TGGTGTAGTTGTTGGTGGATGTGACCAACAGAGGGCACTGCTGCTCCTGTTTCTGTCAGAACAGCTGCTTGTGTGATTCCACTGGTATGTGTGTTAAAGTGTATTTAACCAGTTTCACATCAGTCACAGCTTCCCCACATTATCCAGTATCACCATGGAGACGGTAAACCGCAGCTTTGAAGAAACAGATAATGCAGGTCTGATTGAACGGACGCTCAGACTCTGGTGGGTTTATCAGTGTCTAAATATAGCAGTAGTTAATGTTCCACATTTAGATGCTATGCAGCTCATGAACCCAGTCCAGGACCAAGACTGAAACCAGACCATGGTTCACACTGACACGAAACTAAATCTGTCCCTTCACGTCTCTGGAATTAAAGGGAATCCAGGAAATAGAAAGGTTTAAGGTTATACACAGACAAGGTGTTTAAACTTACACAACTTGGATTTAGAGTTTCCATCTCAGGTTCTTTTTATTCCAAACTGTTCCAGATCTACGTTCAGGTCCAACATCTGAACATAAAGTTAAAGAAGGAAATGTAGAAAGTAACAGAAACAAAACCGTTGAACAAAAGTGGAAttaagaagatgaaaaaaaacataaatcactACAGATATGAGAATAAGGAGAAAAAAGGAAATACAAAGATATAGAAAATATAATcatagaaaaaaaacccacatcatATAAAACCCAATCTATAAATATGATGTGAGTTACTAAATATGTTCTGATGGTATCctggtttgactgacagctgccTCAGCCAATCACAGTTCCAAATGAGAATACTCccaaaaaatacagtttaagaATCACCAACATGACGTCATTCTGGTACTATATCTGACAGTTACTAGTCTGACATttgactggttttactggtgtcaCTGGTTTATTTTGCTGCATCACTGTAGCAACTGGTGGAggaatgaagggggggggggggggggggggggggggtatttcccatcatgcacctggTGCTGCATGTCACCAACACatgatgaggagaagaagaagacgaagaattatcctattaatacatgtaaataattggtataaaatacagtttgtcatcttttcatctgttcatttttgttcattttatttattactttggctgttttagttatttttatggCTACTTATTtcgttttccttcatttttgttcattttgttacttattttctccatgttgtttattattttgtaaatgttcttaatcatttgtgttcatttagttctgtttatttatttagtcattcatttttttatttatgataATTTgggatcagatatgacccactggacattcagaggctctgtagtgaacataggaacaccatcatcttctacaacattgattcaccagtaaaacccatggagttgaatcatgtccaggtccaggtccagtccctCTGTTGGTCCATCAGAGACCTGCTGGAGTCTTTTCTGCTGATTCACTTGGACTCAGTTGTGCATTTGTTGTTGGAAGACGATGCGTTGACGTTAATGAGGTGGTTCTTAAAAGCAGGACTTGTTGTTGAGGTGTGTTTCTATTTTGGTTTGCTGTTGCCGTCTCAGATATTTAGAGGATCAGGTCATTAAGAATCCCCAGAGGTGGTCCATCAGAGTCCACCAGATGGACCACAGTGTTGGTACACAGGATTTTCCATCCTTCAGTGTTCAGTTAATGGAGGCTCTACTAGGTCATCTGGGTCACATTTGGGTACTGGATGTTAGTCCAGCTGGTGCCTCATGGTCCTCGtggatttgatgatgatgatatgtaACATCAACAACATGGTGTGGTTGATCATCCTCTGGAGGAACGTCAACATTATGATTCCAGTCTTATTAAATCCAGCCCAGTTCCATCCAGACAGGAGTtttatggggggtgggggggggacagctcatactaatactgatatctagggacttcatttcccgtcatgcagtgtGGTCCTGCACTTCCCGTCAACTGTCATGGACTGAAGAGACTCATATTTTTCAGGTCATTTCATCAAacgtcagtggttccaaccttttttggctcatgaaccCATTTtgaaatcacaaatttctggcgaccccagactttcaaaacggagacttttttttttttgctaaaattaatttgtttttgattgtgtaatagtttgctatgctctgttgcaaatgaacgttaattttagatggcatttagtcaatataatatatattattatagacggaggtagaaaagccaggtgtagattactgcacaaagggagaatttttttttccttggtcaggatatgtacagtcagtccagcttggatttataaggctgacaattaatactgaacaaacaagaactgaaactatgaattatgaaagagctgcagcatctgaaaccgaccacaatgaagatttgaaagataaacagaaccacagtgcttcagtttcatcttcacactttgtcatgtcttatatattgtgattgtttctgtcaactcaccatatattttttattggtaagtttattgtgtttttttttttttttttatcaattactagaaatttcaagtgacctcatttgaattccaggtgaccccatgtggggtcctagccccaaggttgaaaaacactgccataccCTGTTTCACCCGGGGTtgtggtttagggttaggggttagggttaagggatAACTGGATTACGACACCGCGCTGACACAAGAACCTGCATCAAACACATCAGCGACACCGGGCGTAACCCCACCCCCAGTGTAAAATGCCCAAAAAAAAATAGGAGTCCCATGGACTGAAGCTAGAAAAtgtgtcatttctgtttttaacttcatttcccatcatacaGTGTGATACTGCACTCCCGGCAAccgagcaacgtgattgtaaggttattgtattcaaaaatgactaatatctcccaaaatattggtcttatcaacttgccaagatatttaacgtggagatgggactattcctcaactctAGGAACCAAAGTGGCCAGTTAAAAGCatctcagtttctcagaactgtgcagacacacacacacacacacacacacacacacagacgctctgagaccttccagtattatggtatAGATTTTACTGCTCTGCTCCTTTTTAGactatattggtctgaatgtagaacttGAACTATAATGATTTCGACACCTTTAACTAAtatttgttaatatctttagtgtaatttttgcatttcaaaaattcatcctgtggaccaGTTTTGGACGCGTTGGGtggtccagttttggcccacaggccatatgtttgccatCCGTGGTCTACACGTTCTATAGTCATGAATCTGTGGTTAAATCTGTTCCCTCCTTGTACTGGTCTCTGGTCTGAATCTTGGTGCTCTCGTTTGGAAATACCCTGGTCAGCCTCCGGTTTCAGAGCCTTCATCACCTCCGTCTGTTTCTCAGCTGTCCTCAGCTGACAGATCTGCCATCTGATCCCCCCCACTCAGAAATGTCCTGCATTCACACCCCTCTGCTAAAAATAATCCTATAAAACTTCAGCTCCAGGCCGTCGCATCAATGCCGAGCTCAGGGAAACCAGCTAAAACACAAGACGATGGTTTATCCGACAGTTTGAAACGGCGACCAACGAAGGCTGGCATTAAAAAGAATCCACACTATCAACGATGATGAAAGCATGGATTTGATGATGAAATAAAGCAAGAatataaacacaacacaacacacattcTTTACAATAACAAGGAAGTGGCAATGTCCATAATAGGATCATAGttttattcaaattaaaaaatgactagaAAACCTTTTTCTCACATGAAACCGAAACAAATGCAGTTCCAACAAATGAACAATCTAAATGTGTCCGATGACAGCAGGTCctacatttcccatcatgcctctgggtCACTTGCCTTCATCTGACCAACAGCTGTCTCTTTGAAACTTGATCACTGCCGTTTATAATGGAGCTGTTTCCAGAACCAGAGACAggactttaaagggttaatgtgactaaaactgtcTCATAAATCACACAAATTAAAGGTGGTTTGAGTTAATGCACAGAGACTTATTTTTCAATCACTGAATAATAAAACCCTGGTGAATTCATCTAAATAGAACCATGTGAATCATGTTAAACTGGGTCTGATTCATGTTCATCATGAAACATTTAGAACAACGATGAGATCAACATTTTTACAGAAATAATATTATTCAACTATATTTCTGAACTAAATTTGTTGATTTCTGTTCAAACTAAAtgtaactagtgtgttgaccagTGAGGATCCATGAGTTctagatgtgatagtttttatgttgtgtttttgtgcatgctgtaccacagtTGTCCAGCAGTTACCGCCAAatcattctggccatagcaacgtgattgtaaggctattgtgttccaaaattactaatatctcccaaaatattggtcctatcgaCTTGCCATTTTTGGTAGTCTGTtcgttgaccaaaaatacataagtatgacaaactgcagcagtcggcTTGTTCCAGATGTTGTGTGAacccctgaacacacacacacacacacacacacacacacagaggccacttggcttttataaaataAATGCAGCTATTATGTCATAGTCATGCCACTATAGTATAGTTTCGTTTTTACCCATTCTGGGGTATTGTAATCCTTttgtcatccatctgtctgtccattcaacaacataatcacattatctgaagaatgcactgagatatctgcaccaagtttatactgtggatgcatcttgtcatggagcagaaCATGTTTCAGAGTACTGAAAatgggtgaccttgacctactttttcaaggtcaaatggccttgtgcagttatatctgagtactttcaaatataaatatgtatgtaatgtaagtttgacacaaagacaatctaatctaaataatagggcactaactttcaacagaatgttacactgtatttggctgagggggatttAAAGTGAGCAACACATTATGTTACCAGTTTCCAGTTTCATTCAGTTACTTTCACAACAAATGAACAGATAAAAACATCAGTGATgagtggatgggtgggtgggtggatggatggatggatggatggatgtcatTTAATCCTGATAATGGAACCAGTTACTGTCTAATCTGTTCTTATTCACATCATGGGTCTGTTTCGTGGAGTTCAATGTCTCAGTTGATGGATGGTGGATTTTAATAAATTTCTTTCTTGATTTTTACTGTTGCAGCTTCGTGATGCATTCAAGGAGCTGAAGAAACGTTTCAGTAACTTGAAGTTTAACTTCCTGAAGAGAAACGACCGCAGCAGAAACATGAAGGCAGTGCGAAACCAACTGCAGCAAGTGGAGACGTATGACGAAAAACTGCAGGTGACACATTTATGGACCTTCAGGAAAACTCAGAACCACACAAACCCATAGAAAAACTCCTCTACATCAACCTCAGACCACTTACACATTGAAAATAACTGAACTTAACCCATGGTGTCTTCCAAATGACTCTTTTGAAAATGAATTCTCATAGGCAttaatgtctatggaaagaacgaGGGCttttctatcagcatgttttgatttttttcctatTGAGTAAACAGCTGAATTCTTttgaatattcaaaataaatcacacattcagaacactcactacaggcacgtcaggggttaaagggttagacATTTACATCATTCTTTGAGGCTTCATCTCCAAATAATCGCTCAAACTGTGTGTTCTTCAGGCTCTGAAGAGACGCCTGCAGGGTCTGACGGGCcgcctggggtcagaggtcaaagatgGGGGCATTGCTCGGGAGACGGAGGACACCGTCAATGAGCTGCAAAGACAGATGGGAGAGTTTGAACGAAGTGTGAGAGAACACGAGAAAACTCTGGACATGACCTGCAGACTTCAACAGGCCATGGACGAGGTGAGAGAagcaaaagaacatgaaaaagaaCATGAAACACCAGCAGAAATATAGTTAAAATCAgtgatgagaagaagaagagaacaaCAAGGACGACATGACGCTGCGATAGAGCACATGTCTACCGCTCCATCAGTGGGAATGGGCACTTTAAGTTGTGTAATATAGTTTATTGTCAATTTATTTTactattgtaataataataataataataataataataataataataataataataattattattattattattattattattattattattaataccaCTTATTATTTATCTCACTGTTATAACTACCATtgctgttatcactttattataacttttatccagtgattttatatatatatatgtatatatatatatatatatatatatatatatatatatatatatatatatatatatatatatatatatgtatatatgcgcACATATTGTGCATATTACAACATAAtagctattattatttattattattaccacttcttcTTATTAATACtctgttcttgtgtttttttactagtactttccaGTGTGCAATTCCCTGTTTTTTTTCACACtgttattttatagttttttttgtttttttttattggattattattttcttataatatttcTTATACTGTACTTTCAGTGTTTCTGCTGTTATTGGAACTTCAATTTACTGAgtgctctgcccaagggatcaataaaattctatctaatctaatctaaaacttATCACATAATGAACTAAATATCAGACAGGACATTTACAGCAGTTTTCTCCTCATATGTCTTGGTGTCTGAACTTGTGCCTTCTGTCCTTTAGTATCAGTTCTGGTGTGACGAGGCCAGTGCCACCATTGCCCGCGTGGGGAAGTTTTCGTTGGAGTGTCGCAGTACGGAGGCTGTGTCAGTTCTGTACCGACAGTTTGAGAAGTTCGTTTGGCCAACGGTTCCTCAGCAGGAGGAGAGGATCGGTCAGATCACGGAGCTGTCGGTGCGACTACACGGTGAGGACAACCCCGTTCAATTTACCGTATGAACAGGATGAATGTGAATTCTCAAACCCCTGTGTGATGTCCAGGACTGGATGAAGGGCGGCGTCACATTGAGAAGACGCTCAGTAAACACTCAGAAATGGTCCAGTCCATCCGAGAGCTGAGTGACGGACTCATGAAACTGGAGGCAAAGCTGAAGGTGACGAACAACAACACacgtacattaaccctttatggacGATTGTGTCTCTGGTGCCAGTTTTACATTCACCGTCAGTCAAATTAACACTATTGACCAAATTCAACAGTCATCTGTTatctgagattgggttctttctattggcctataacacattagggtagacgTCTGCATTGGCTGAAGGGCAGGGGTGGATGTGGGTGGAgtagagagcagcagagtgcagttggtGACAGAGAGA
This genomic window contains:
- the LOC115412827 gene encoding coiled-coil domain-containing protein 141-like, whose product is MSELLKLHQKVKEKIQQSESILDLSLRFHETTKQLEALLQSNLPRSVTGSTGSCGSGEAELEVTRDQRQQIQNLLNSASTLKMDICNAIEQATWSKFRSEQLEARLLSLDSLCVSWINEASRREEELRRETRTRILNEDINQLRDAFKELKKRFSNLKFNFLKRNDRSRNMKAVRNQLQQVETYDEKLQALKRRLQGLTGRLGSEVKDGGIARETEDTVNELQRQMGEFERSVREHEKTLDMTCRLQQAMDEYQFWCDEASATIARVGKFSLECRSTEAVSVLYRQFEKFVWPTVPQQEERIGQITELSVRLHGLDEGRRHIEKTLSKHSEMVQSIRELSDGLMKLEAKLKLENLKQQQKDEETETNKDKENRE